From Chryseobacterium gallinarum, one genomic window encodes:
- a CDS encoding MFS transporter yields MKKNNPLWLMTLLVMLPQFAETIYSPVLPMIQKVFQVNEGSATLTISLYFIAFAAGVAFWGIQCDRIGRKKALQYGLLTYGTGSITAILAPDFTILLAARVVSAFGISVGSIVTQTILRDTYDKGSISKVFSWIGIGLSISPVIGMLTGSVLAAVTGYQGVFISLFLLAVLFYILSGKRISETHYTQKEISMKTLAGLLKRMLRDHTIIRSCLLIMVFNVLLFSYYSLAPFIFKEQQYSSYAFGYSSFVLAAGTFAGAQLNRYLLLKNVPSSSLVKMSTLGAFTASIFVWVLTGKGIFFIIPYFFIVMAFSIAIPNILSTALIQYKKETGSAGALLGLIYYTMIGSGLISIGFIQNLGISCLIFSGIGVLTILMFRE; encoded by the coding sequence ATGAAAAAAAACAATCCGCTTTGGCTTATGACCTTACTGGTAATGCTTCCTCAGTTTGCAGAAACCATTTACAGTCCTGTTTTACCCATGATACAAAAAGTTTTCCAGGTGAATGAAGGATCTGCAACGCTTACGATAAGCCTATACTTCATAGCATTTGCAGCAGGAGTAGCTTTCTGGGGAATACAATGCGACCGGATCGGAAGAAAAAAAGCCCTTCAGTACGGACTTCTTACTTACGGGACCGGCAGCATTACTGCTATACTTGCACCTGACTTCACTATTCTTCTTGCTGCGAGGGTAGTTTCTGCATTTGGAATTTCCGTAGGATCTATTGTAACCCAAACCATTTTGCGGGATACCTATGATAAAGGAAGCATCAGCAAGGTATTTTCATGGATAGGAATCGGGTTATCCATCAGCCCGGTTATCGGTATGCTTACGGGTTCTGTACTGGCTGCTGTCACAGGATATCAGGGTGTATTTATAAGTCTGTTTCTCTTGGCTGTTTTATTTTATATCCTGTCCGGAAAAAGGATTTCAGAAACCCATTATACTCAGAAAGAGATCAGTATGAAAACACTGGCCGGTTTGTTAAAACGGATGCTCAGGGATCATACAATCATCAGATCCTGTTTATTGATCATGGTTTTTAATGTTTTACTCTTTTCCTATTATTCACTGGCACCTTTTATTTTTAAAGAACAGCAATACTCATCCTACGCGTTCGGGTATAGTAGTTTTGTGTTGGCAGCAGGTACATTTGCAGGAGCACAGCTTAACAGGTATCTTCTATTAAAAAACGTCCCGTCATCATCTCTGGTAAAAATGAGTACGCTGGGAGCTTTTACTGCTTCCATTTTTGTCTGGGTTTTAACAGGAAAAGGGATCTTTTTTATAATTCCTTATTTCTTTATTGTGATGGCTTTCAGTATTGCTATTCCTAATATTTTAAGTACCGCACTCATACAATATAAAAAGGAAACGGGAAGTGCAGGAGCTTTACTGGGGCTCATTTATTATACAATGATAGGATCAGGATTGATCAGTATAGGATTTATTCAAAATCTGGGAATTTCCTGCCTGATCTTCTCAGGAATTGGAGTTCTTACCATATTGATGTTTAGAGAATGA
- a CDS encoding AraC family transcriptional regulator — MALLHQNEEFDADAYKEKVIGIASDMVMHDSGSHFHTTKAQLLYAPSGCMTVTTSGRQFVLPPFRMLWIPPNEVHRVNFRNIVSYRSIYFDADYAVEYMGSYLKVLHVNALLKEIIERVCFWEWLPPDSAQENLLSVFWDEISRAPEEKLELKMPEDRRVKKLVEEWTQRLSVPPMLKTLAKDTGTGEKTITRLFKKETGLSYQEWRQQWRLQRSIELLVEGNSIGEVSYILNFSSDSAFIDFFKKHTGSTPLQYLMKNA, encoded by the coding sequence ATGGCTTTACTTCATCAAAATGAAGAATTTGATGCAGATGCATATAAGGAAAAAGTTATAGGAATAGCCTCAGATATGGTGATGCATGATTCAGGATCCCATTTTCATACCACGAAGGCACAGCTGTTGTATGCTCCATCAGGTTGTATGACGGTTACCACTTCCGGGCGGCAGTTTGTTTTACCACCGTTCAGGATGCTGTGGATTCCTCCAAACGAAGTTCACCGGGTGAATTTCAGGAATATTGTATCCTATAGGTCCATTTATTTCGATGCTGATTATGCTGTAGAATATATGGGTTCGTATCTTAAAGTGTTGCATGTAAATGCTTTACTTAAGGAAATTATTGAAAGGGTATGTTTCTGGGAATGGCTTCCTCCTGACAGCGCCCAGGAGAACCTTTTGAGCGTTTTCTGGGATGAAATCAGCAGGGCTCCTGAAGAAAAGCTGGAATTGAAAATGCCTGAAGACAGACGTGTTAAAAAGTTGGTAGAAGAATGGACGCAACGTTTGTCCGTACCACCGATGCTGAAAACCCTGGCGAAGGATACTGGAACTGGTGAAAAAACAATCACCCGGCTATTTAAGAAAGAAACCGGCTTATCTTATCAGGAATGGCGGCAGCAGTGGCGCCTTCAGAGGTCTATTGAACTTCTGGTAGAAGGAAATTCAATAGGAGAGGTGTCCTATATTTTAAATTTTTCTTCCGATAGTGCTTTTATTGATTTTTTTAAAAAACATACCGGGTCAACGCCTTTGCAGTATCTCATGAAAAATGCATAA
- a CDS encoding fibronectin type III domain-containing protein, with translation MKHYFFFFCFAVQMAFGQVLFPYLQNPTPNSMIVNWKTASNNETTVIYGDSPSNLNVTVTGTTNIFSDTGYNNNYYYHTAKITNLQPNTKYYYKIKTGTEESAVYNFRTLPLPGQPVTANGKIRFLIMGDNQIKAEPRYDSLTLNAFKKLKEKFGANADPSDNIALTFMVGDQVDVGTLDHYENVHFKKNIKLSPYLPIQTTVGNHETYGSLGMNSYYAHFYIDEIKYKNITSGNENYYAQQAGNVLFISLSSEHTGSAQQTWLQQILNEANNDPTVDWIISLSHRPYQAEQYVGDISTWVRNNAVPLLVTSDKYLMHVGAHHHLYHRGQLKNTPNYQIISGGTAWDQYWGMSNEQDFDDVQKTLTDWTYQIVEVDVPTGKVDIECYSIGGKYTKKNNELIDSFHRYKNQPKPAKPSIINTFSGPITLPLMLNGSAFSSSNGELLNTTQFLISKAPDFSVIEKELYRDYENWFGKDGNGNPDVTKNLNAGVDITKAVLPNNSIPNGTYYAKVRYRDRNLEWSEWSDVKQFEVTGSVVSNPTFTLDKTEYTQNEPITATFTGGPGNQQDWVGIYKKGQTPGTATTSQGYIYTNGQTAGTVTFNNGLAAKGQYFAGFFANNGYTEITPRKNFYVGPKVQLQATADTYPVGGTVTINFTNGPNLQKDWIGIYKMGQTPGTTASIKWSYVTTPSGTLNFTGLPKGYYYAQYLLEDGYNGIGDKVFFKVGDIVTELWINKPVYTLGENITASWTDSPGIIKDWLGIYPQNIQTPDDNFVSYTYFDGVTQGTKTITGNVNGVPTTPGNYYMVMFTNDSYTEVSNRVQFQVTSSSLGTDETNSTEKNVILYPNPTKPGEPRFIKSDYPIEKIELVSAAGELLYVSRNINNQRFSLVNENLPKGVYFVKVHGRKLFTLKLIIQ, from the coding sequence ATGAAACATTATTTCTTCTTTTTTTGTTTCGCAGTCCAGATGGCATTCGGCCAGGTTTTGTTTCCGTATTTGCAAAATCCGACTCCGAATTCCATGATCGTTAACTGGAAGACCGCTTCCAACAATGAAACGACTGTGATCTATGGTGATTCCCCATCGAATCTGAATGTAACTGTAACCGGTACAACAAACATTTTTTCTGATACCGGATATAATAATAACTATTATTACCACACAGCAAAGATTACAAACCTGCAACCTAATACCAAGTATTATTACAAAATAAAAACCGGTACGGAGGAATCAGCAGTGTATAATTTCAGAACCCTTCCTCTACCGGGACAGCCGGTAACGGCTAATGGGAAAATCCGTTTCCTGATCATGGGGGATAATCAAATCAAAGCAGAACCGAGATACGACAGCCTTACACTGAATGCTTTTAAAAAGCTGAAAGAAAAATTTGGTGCCAATGCCGATCCCTCGGATAATATTGCCCTTACATTTATGGTAGGGGATCAGGTGGACGTGGGTACACTGGATCATTACGAAAATGTCCACTTTAAAAAGAACATTAAACTATCTCCCTATCTTCCGATTCAGACAACGGTAGGAAATCACGAAACCTACGGAAGTCTGGGAATGAATTCCTATTATGCCCACTTTTATATTGATGAGATCAAATATAAAAATATCACTTCCGGAAATGAAAATTATTATGCCCAGCAGGCAGGTAATGTATTATTTATAAGCCTGAGCTCCGAACATACAGGTTCAGCCCAGCAAACCTGGCTTCAGCAGATCTTAAACGAAGCCAACAATGATCCTACGGTAGACTGGATTATCTCTTTAAGCCACAGACCTTACCAGGCCGAACAATATGTAGGGGATATTTCTACATGGGTAAGGAATAATGCCGTTCCTCTTTTAGTAACCTCAGATAAATACCTGATGCATGTAGGAGCTCATCACCATTTGTACCACAGAGGACAGCTGAAAAATACCCCTAATTATCAGATTATTTCAGGAGGTACTGCCTGGGATCAGTATTGGGGAATGTCTAATGAGCAGGATTTTGATGATGTTCAGAAAACACTGACAGACTGGACGTACCAGATTGTTGAAGTAGATGTTCCCACAGGAAAAGTGGATATAGAATGCTACTCAATCGGTGGAAAATATACCAAGAAAAACAATGAACTGATCGACTCTTTTCACCGGTATAAAAACCAGCCAAAGCCAGCCAAACCATCGATTATTAATACTTTTTCCGGGCCAATCACATTGCCTCTGATGTTGAATGGAAGTGCTTTTTCATCTTCCAATGGAGAACTTTTAAATACCACCCAGTTTCTTATCAGTAAAGCCCCGGATTTTTCAGTTATCGAAAAAGAATTGTACCGTGATTATGAGAACTGGTTCGGAAAAGACGGAAACGGAAACCCGGATGTCACCAAGAATTTAAATGCAGGAGTAGATATTACAAAAGCGGTTTTGCCCAATAATTCTATTCCCAATGGGACTTATTATGCAAAAGTTCGCTACAGGGACAGAAATCTGGAGTGGAGCGAATGGAGTGATGTGAAGCAGTTTGAAGTGACGGGAAGTGTGGTTTCAAATCCTACATTTACTTTAGATAAAACTGAATATACTCAAAATGAACCGATAACGGCAACTTTCACCGGAGGCCCAGGGAATCAGCAGGATTGGGTAGGGATCTATAAAAAAGGCCAGACTCCGGGTACTGCAACAACTTCCCAGGGATATATTTATACCAACGGCCAGACAGCAGGTACGGTAACATTTAACAATGGGCTGGCTGCCAAAGGACAGTATTTTGCAGGATTCTTTGCCAACAACGGATATACGGAAATTACTCCAAGAAAAAACTTTTATGTAGGACCAAAAGTTCAGTTACAGGCTACAGCAGATACCTATCCTGTAGGAGGAACGGTTACCATCAACTTTACCAACGGCCCTAATCTTCAAAAAGACTGGATTGGAATCTATAAAATGGGACAAACCCCGGGAACCACTGCATCTATAAAGTGGAGCTATGTAACAACTCCATCCGGAACGCTTAATTTTACGGGACTTCCAAAAGGATATTATTATGCCCAGTATTTGCTGGAGGATGGTTACAACGGGATAGGGGATAAAGTATTTTTTAAAGTGGGAGATATTGTCACCGAGTTATGGATCAATAAACCTGTTTATACATTAGGTGAAAATATCACTGCGTCTTGGACGGATTCCCCGGGAATTATCAAAGACTGGCTGGGAATCTATCCTCAGAATATTCAGACTCCTGATGATAACTTTGTTTCTTATACTTATTTTGATGGTGTTACCCAGGGAACCAAAACGATCACAGGAAATGTAAACGGCGTACCCACCACACCAGGGAATTATTATATGGTCATGTTTACCAATGACTCTTACACGGAGGTTTCAAACAGGGTCCAGTTTCAGGTAACTTCATCGAGCTTAGGTACGGATGAAACAAACAGTACTGAAAAAAATGTAATTCTTTATCCTAATCCAACAAAGCCTGGAGAGCCTAGATTCATTAAAAGTGACTATCCGATTGAGAAAATTGAATTGGTATCAGCAGCAGGAGAACTACTTTATGTATCCAGGAATATCAATAACCAGCGTTTCTCTTTAGTGAATGAAAATCTTCCCAAAGGAGTATACTTTGTAAAGGTACATGGTAGAAAATTATTTACATTGAAACTGATTATTCAATAA
- the rplS gene encoding 50S ribosomal protein L19, with the protein MDLLKYVQDKYIAKKEFPEFKAGDTITVYYEIKEGQKTRTQFFKGTVIQLRGTGSTKTFTIRKMSGDVGVERVFPINMPALQKIEVDRKGRVRRARIYYFRDLRGKKARIKDAAYKKK; encoded by the coding sequence ATGGATTTATTAAAGTACGTACAAGACAAGTACATTGCGAAAAAAGAATTCCCTGAATTCAAAGCAGGTGATACAATTACTGTGTATTACGAAATTAAAGAAGGACAAAAGACAAGAACTCAGTTCTTCAAAGGAACAGTTATCCAATTAAGAGGTACTGGTTCTACAAAAACTTTCACCATCAGAAAAATGAGTGGTGATGTAGGTGTAGAAAGAGTATTCCCTATCAACATGCCTGCGCTTCAAAAAATCGAAGTTGACAGAAAAGGTAGAGTTAGAAGAGCTAGAATCTACTACTTCAGAGACCTTAGAGGTAAAAAAGCGAGAATTAAGGACGCTGCTTACAAGAAGAAATAA
- a CDS encoding alpha/beta fold hydrolase translates to MKYFRNAVMAIMFMAGTGFISAQIRPLDALLSDYQYPYEVHFITLKSQDNDLKMAYMDVKPQKSNGKTMMLLHGKNFNGAYWERTARDLASKGFRVIIPDQIGFGKSSKPHSYQFSFSQLAENTKAILDELKIDKTIVLGHSMGGMVATRFTLLYPDKVEKLILENPIGLEDYKTFASYQTIDQAYQSELKNTAETYKNYQLKFYYDNKWKEEYQPWLDLIAGWTLHKDYPKVAWDAALTSDMIYNQPVCYEFKNIKVPTLLIIGTRDRTAIGKDRAPKELQPKMGQYQELGKKTQQEIPGSKLVELENVGHLPHIEVYPKFFETLYDFIK, encoded by the coding sequence ATGAAATATTTCAGAAATGCAGTAATGGCTATCATGTTTATGGCAGGTACCGGTTTTATCTCTGCGCAGATACGACCCCTGGACGCCTTATTATCAGACTATCAATATCCCTATGAGGTTCATTTTATCACATTGAAATCTCAGGATAACGATTTGAAAATGGCTTATATGGATGTGAAACCTCAGAAAAGTAACGGAAAAACGATGATGCTTCTTCATGGGAAGAACTTTAACGGAGCTTATTGGGAAAGGACGGCCAGAGATTTAGCTTCAAAAGGTTTTCGGGTTATTATTCCTGATCAGATAGGATTTGGGAAATCATCCAAACCTCACAGCTATCAGTTTTCTTTTTCCCAGTTGGCAGAAAATACAAAAGCTATTCTGGATGAACTGAAGATTGATAAAACTATTGTTTTAGGACATTCCATGGGTGGAATGGTGGCAACGAGATTTACTTTACTTTATCCGGATAAAGTAGAAAAGCTGATCCTGGAAAACCCGATAGGATTGGAAGATTATAAAACTTTTGCATCCTATCAGACTATCGACCAGGCCTACCAGTCGGAGCTTAAAAACACTGCGGAAACATACAAAAATTATCAGCTGAAATTCTATTATGATAACAAGTGGAAAGAAGAATACCAGCCATGGCTGGATCTTATTGCAGGATGGACTCTCCATAAGGATTATCCCAAAGTGGCTTGGGATGCGGCCCTGACTTCTGATATGATTTACAATCAGCCTGTCTGCTATGAATTTAAAAACATAAAAGTACCTACCTTACTGATTATCGGAACCAGGGACCGGACAGCAATTGGTAAAGACAGGGCACCAAAAGAACTTCAGCCGAAAATGGGGCAGTACCAGGAGCTGGGAAAGAAAACCCAACAGGAGATCCCGGGATCAAAGCTGGTAGAACTTGAAAATGTAGGGCATCTGCCTCATATTGAAGTCTATCCGAAGTTTTTTGAAACATTATATGACTTTATAAAATAG